In a single window of the Burkholderia contaminans genome:
- the xylA gene encoding xylose isomerase translates to MSYFEHIPAIRYEGPQSDNPLAYHHYDPEKRVLGKTLAEHLRIAVCYWHTFVWPGHDIFGQAAFQRPWQQPGDALERARMKADAAFEFFTKLGTPFYTFHDTDVAPEGDSLREYAANFARMVDYLGERQQASGVRLLWGTANLFSHPRFAAGAATNPNPDVFAWAATQVCHALDATHRLGGENYVLWGGREGYETLLNTDLKRERDQFARFLSMVVEHKHRIGFKGALLIEPKPQEPTKHQYDYDVATVHGFLVQYGLQNEIRVNIEANHATLAGHSFHHEIANAFALGVFGSVDANRGDPQNGWDTDQFPNSVEELTLAFYEILRHGGFTTGGMNFDAKVRRQSIDPEDLFYGHVGAIDVLALALERAAVLVENDRLDALRRQRYAQWDDAFGRQILSGGYTLESLAADALARGVNPRHVSGAQERLENIVNQAIYGLR, encoded by the coding sequence ATGTCGTATTTCGAACACATTCCCGCGATTCGCTACGAAGGCCCGCAATCGGACAACCCGCTTGCGTATCACCATTACGACCCCGAGAAGCGCGTGCTCGGCAAGACGCTTGCCGAGCATCTGCGGATCGCCGTCTGCTATTGGCACACGTTCGTCTGGCCGGGCCACGACATCTTCGGGCAGGCCGCATTCCAGCGGCCGTGGCAGCAGCCGGGCGACGCGCTCGAACGCGCACGGATGAAGGCCGATGCCGCATTCGAATTCTTCACGAAGCTCGGCACGCCTTTCTATACGTTCCATGACACCGACGTCGCGCCGGAAGGCGACAGCCTGCGCGAATACGCGGCGAATTTCGCGCGGATGGTCGACTATCTCGGCGAGCGCCAGCAGGCAAGCGGCGTGCGGCTCCTGTGGGGTACGGCGAACCTGTTCTCGCACCCGCGCTTCGCGGCCGGCGCCGCGACGAACCCGAACCCCGACGTGTTCGCGTGGGCCGCGACCCAGGTGTGCCACGCGCTCGACGCGACCCACCGGCTCGGCGGCGAAAACTACGTGCTGTGGGGCGGCCGCGAAGGCTACGAGACGCTGCTCAATACCGACCTGAAGCGCGAGCGCGACCAGTTCGCCCGCTTCCTGTCGATGGTCGTCGAGCACAAGCACCGGATCGGCTTCAAGGGCGCGCTGCTGATCGAGCCGAAGCCGCAGGAGCCGACCAAGCACCAGTACGACTACGACGTCGCGACCGTGCATGGCTTCCTCGTGCAGTACGGATTGCAGAACGAGATCCGCGTGAACATCGAGGCGAATCACGCGACGCTCGCCGGCCATTCGTTCCATCACGAGATCGCGAATGCGTTCGCGCTCGGCGTGTTCGGCAGCGTCGACGCGAACCGCGGCGATCCGCAGAACGGCTGGGACACCGACCAGTTCCCGAACAGCGTCGAGGAGCTGACGCTCGCGTTCTACGAGATCCTGCGCCACGGCGGCTTCACGACCGGCGGGATGAACTTCGACGCGAAGGTGCGCCGCCAGAGCATCGATCCGGAAGACCTGTTCTACGGCCACGTCGGCGCGATCGACGTGCTTGCGCTCGCGCTCGAACGCGCGGCGGTGCTGGTCGAGAACGACCGGCTCGACGCGCTGCGCCGGCAACGCTATGCGCAGTGGGACGACGCATTCGGCCGCCAGATCCTGTCGGGCGGCTATACGCTGGAGTCGCTCGCGGCCGATGCGCTCGCGCGCGGCGTGAACCCGCGGCACGTGAGCGGCGCGCAGGAGCGGCTGGAGAACATCGTGAACCAGGCGATCTACGGGCTGCGCTGA
- a CDS encoding XylR family transcriptional regulator, protein MTRVPSAQTPHRIALLFNANKVYDREIISGIGQYLHTTRVVWDLFLEDDFRCRLTGIERFDGDGIIADFDDPAVADALAGSPLPIVAVGSSYEDPAQYPDDVPYIATDNPKLVSLAYTHLIGAGLAHFAMYSLPIAQENRWAQQRELAFDRLARADGLDAPIYRGLSTSASGWNHAIEQLIDWLHALPKPVGVIAVTDARARHLLQACLIAGIAVPEQVAIIGIDNDPLTRTLTRIPLSSVIQGTEEMGRTAAHLLHRMLRGARFPGQRILVPPVGINVLESTRHQPLASPHVMRARHFIRQYACQGIKTEQVADYVGVSRSLLEEHFRRELQRTVHQEILRHKLEAAQALLAGRQASSAEVAIRCGFTSLQYMYAVFRRELGCTPREYQERAAATN, encoded by the coding sequence ATGACACGCGTCCCTTCCGCCCAGACACCGCATCGCATCGCGCTGCTGTTCAACGCGAACAAGGTCTACGACCGCGAGATCATCAGCGGCATCGGCCAGTACCTGCACACGACGCGCGTCGTGTGGGACCTGTTCCTCGAAGACGACTTCCGCTGCCGGCTCACCGGCATCGAGCGCTTCGACGGCGACGGCATCATCGCGGACTTCGACGATCCGGCCGTCGCCGACGCGCTCGCCGGCTCGCCGCTGCCGATCGTCGCGGTCGGCTCGTCGTACGAAGATCCGGCCCAGTATCCCGACGATGTCCCATATATTGCGACGGACAACCCGAAGCTGGTGTCGCTCGCGTACACGCACCTGATCGGGGCGGGACTCGCGCATTTCGCGATGTACAGCCTGCCGATCGCGCAGGAGAACCGCTGGGCGCAGCAGCGCGAGCTCGCGTTCGACCGGCTCGCGCGCGCGGACGGGCTCGATGCGCCGATCTACCGCGGGCTGTCGACGAGCGCATCGGGCTGGAATCACGCGATCGAACAGTTGATCGACTGGCTGCATGCACTGCCGAAGCCCGTCGGCGTGATCGCCGTGACCGATGCGCGTGCGCGGCACCTGCTGCAGGCGTGCCTGATCGCCGGGATCGCGGTGCCGGAACAGGTGGCGATCATCGGCATCGACAACGACCCGCTCACGCGCACGCTGACGCGCATTCCGCTGTCGTCGGTGATCCAGGGCACCGAGGAAATGGGCCGCACCGCCGCGCACCTGCTGCACCGGATGCTGCGCGGCGCGCGCTTTCCCGGGCAGCGCATTCTCGTGCCGCCGGTCGGCATCAACGTACTTGAATCGACGCGCCACCAGCCGCTGGCGAGCCCGCACGTGATGCGTGCGCGGCATTTCATTCGCCAGTACGCATGCCAGGGGATCAAGACCGAACAGGTTGCCGACTACGTCGGCGTGTCGCGTTCGCTGCTCGAGGAGCACTTCCGGCGCGAACTGCAGCGCACCGTGCACCAGGAAATCCTGCGTCACAAGCTCGAAGCCGCGCAGGCGCTGCTCGCCGGCCGGCAGGCGTCGAGCGCGGAGGTCGCGATCCGTTGCGGGTTCACGTCGCTTCAATACATGTACGCGGTGTTCCGGCGCGAACTCGGCTGCACGCCGCGT